The following are encoded in a window of Corvus moneduloides isolate bCorMon1 chromosome 26, bCorMon1.pri, whole genome shotgun sequence genomic DNA:
- the LOC116435412 gene encoding vasoactive intestinal polypeptide receptor 1-like, giving the protein MAGPWQPPRPRSLLLLLLLPTLQVRGTHPDCSVVLHFQKREAECLERIRSESQTPGQEGCPTEWDGVSCWPALPLGQSRAVACPDILHVFKNSKGLIQRNCTEWGWSLPSPPYHSACRLETLGSNNDTEATRGHFVTMKVLYTCGYSTSLAALLLAIGIFSCFGKLHCTRNSIHIHFFTSFILRATAVFIKDGVLFSDESIDHCTMSTVTCKAAIAFFQYSVLANFYWLLVEGLYLQTLLLLTFTCDRSYTWGYVLVGWGVPMVTVGVWVITRLQYDNHGCWDDYSSPYWWVIKAPILLAIFVNFLIFLNVTRMLAQKIRCPDLSKTHKQQYLRLTKSTLLLIPLFGVHYVVFALFPEHVGVDARLYFELVLGSYQGFLVALLYCFLNGEVRAEIRRNWGKWQRSMESNVFNLATQDFTA; this is encoded by the exons ATGGCGGGTCCCTGgcagcccccccggccccgctcgctgctgctcctgctgctcctccccacGCTGCAG GTGCGAGGGACTCATCCCGACTGCTCCGTCGTCCTCCACTTCCAGAAGCGAGAAGCGGAATGTCTGGAGAGGATCCGGAGCGAGAGCCAAACCCCTGGGCAGGAAG gCTGCCCGACGGAGTGGGACGGGGTGAGCTGCTGGCCCGCCCTGCCTCTCGGCCAGTCCCGAGCTGTCGCCTGTCCTGACATCCTGCACGTCTTCAAGAATTCCAAAG ggCTGATCCAGAGGAACTGCACCGAGTGGGGATggagcctccccagccccccctACCACAGCGCCTGCCGGCTGGAGACCCTCGGCAGCAACAACGACACCGAGGCCACG AGAGGCCACTTTGTCACCATGAAGGTGCTCTACACCTGCGGCTACTCCACGTCGCTGGCAGCGCTGCTCCTGGCCATCGGCATCTTCTCCTGCTTCGG gaAACTGCACTGCACCAGGAATTCCATCCACATCCACTTCTTCACCTCCTTTATCCTGCGGGCCACCGCCGTGTTCATCAAGGACGGCGTCCTCTTCTCGGATGAGTCCATCGACCACTGCACGATGTCCACG GTGACCTGCAAAGCAGCCATCGCCTTCTTCCAGTACTCAGTGCTGGCCAACTTCTACTGGCTGCTGGTGGAGGGGCTGTACCTGCagacgctgctgctgctcaccttcACCTGCGACAGGAGCTACACCTGGGGCTACGTCCTCGTCGGCTGGG GTGTCCCCATGGTCACAGTCGGGGTGTGGGTGATCACCAGGCTCCAGTACGACAACCACGG GTGCTGGGATGACTACTCCAGCCCGTACTGGTGGGTGATCAAGGCTCCCATCCTCCTGGCCATATTT GTGAacttcctcatcttcctcaaCGTCACCAGGATGTTGGCACAGAAGATCCGGTGCCCAGACCTCAGCAAAACCCACAAGCAGCAGTACCT GAGGTTGACCAAGTCCACGCTGCTCCTCATCCCCCTCTTCGGGGTGCACTATGTGGTGTTCGCGCTCTTCCCTGAGCACGTGGGCGTGGACGCCCGGCTCTACTTCGAGCTGGTGCTCGGCTCCTACCAG GGCTTCCTGGTGGCTCTGCTCTACTGTTTCCTCAACGGGGAG GTCCGGGCTGAGATCAGGAGGAACTGGGGCAAGTGGCAAAGGTCCATGGAGAGCAACGTCTTCAACCTGGCCACCCAGGACTTCACAGCGTGA